GAAACAATGTATACAGGCTTTACACAACCCTGCCTATGACAGACTGTTCACAGTACTACATAAATGCTATGTTAGTATATTGCTCAGTTGGTATCCTTTAATATTATACTACACTTAATGTTTGAAACATTATGCCAGTACTAGATTGCCAAGTCAAATCCTCAAAATCAACACAAGTTACTAGTCTCTGCAAGCTTAAATTACTCCTTCTGTATGTCTACTctgatattatttatttacatgaaacGTCACTTTAGAAAGTTATTATTTCAAGCAATACTCACAATAGAAAATACTCCATGAAAAAGCAGCCACTCAATACTAAACTTTCTTTGCATTCATGTAGTCCTTGCCTTATTCACTCATGTACTGCACAGTATTTAAACTTTGTTCCTAACAAAACTGTTTCTTGTTAATGTCTACATGTTGCTCCTCATGAGTTTCTAGGTTCTTCAGATATCGCTTTCTGAGTTAACTCGGGACAAGGGGGGGACGAAGCatgaaaaagtgaaatttaAGTGTATGAATAGAGTTCCACACCAaacaaagtatattttttttaaggtaattaGCAATACTGAGCCCTTTCCACACTCAAagcactgctgctcctgcccctcagCTCTAAGTGTTCAGCATGACATGTAACTTTGTGGCTGATCTACAAATAACAAGTATGCTTTAGATAAATGTTCAACTACTTTCATTCTCAAACCCTTCTTTTTTTACCCATGTTCTGCATCACGACAGCGGAACCTGACAGTTTCAACAACCAAACGAGGCAAGGATTTGATAGGCAATACCACCTTCGACAAAATAATCCATTCATTCCAGGATGAAAACATCCTGGGCACAAAAtaaggggcggggggagggggaacCAAACCTACCTATATGCGAGCACCTATTTTACTATACTTACAATTTTATacaggaagaaaggaagcagaCTAGTTTCTCCATTCTCCATACTCAAGCTAGATCTTTTACAGCCTGGGCAGTCTGTAGTGTAGACGTAGTTTGAAATATGATTttagctggagaagagaaagtttTGAGCAAGTTTCAGGTACAGGATTGAACCGTGCAAAAATCCATCCAAAATTAACATTCAGGATGGAGCATACTATGTGAAAAATCCTGATGCTATAGATTCAGCAGCCAGTACAGAATCTAAGAAATGGTAACTTGGTGCAGTCCTATACCTGAAACTTTCTCTTACAGCTGTtgcagtgccagcagctgcagctgccactagTTAATGCCGTCAGGTGTTGCCACCAAGTACCAGGTATCTCAAGTCTGACCTCCAACAGATACAGCAACACACTCCTCCCTCCATATTTCTTTGATATTGTTAGCTAATTTCTCTTCCATATCATCATCATTAACTGAATagctgggggaagaggaggaataaaatttaaaaaaaaaaaaaaaaaaagagagacctAAAACTAGAACAAAAAATTAgcttaaaaatgaagtaatttttttgtctgaGAGCTCAGGGCCAAGTATCATATTTACTAACATACAAAGGAGCAGAAATGTTGTCTGCCTACCTGATACAGAAAGAAGAGTGCAGTGAGTGCTGCACATCATTCCTGACAGTGTTATTCCATGCAAGGAGTAAGAACTTGCTTTCTCAAAAATCCAAGTGTTCAGACAAGCAAGTTACAAAGCTACATTCCTCCTTCAATCTAAACCACCAGCAGCAGGCTGAGATTCTTAGgaagtagtaaaaaaaaaggtCTCACATGACAACAGGCCAGGAACAAATACTGAACACAAGTTTTTTGTTAAAACATTGGAATTACTGAGGAAGAGAAACCATGACTTACTGATGGATACAGATGTTGCAAAGAATATACAATGGACTAGATGCCAGGCCTCTTTAAGGCCACTTTACACAAACACAAGTACTGTAAAAATACTTGTTGACCCTGCACTTGCACCTATTTTAGTATGTCCCAAAATACTATAACCAAGTTAAGGTTTTCTTATCTTGCTATACGCACAATGTTAAAAGCTATCTTAAAATGTTATGGTTGCAAACTCAAGCACTCAAAATCACGACACTCTTCAAATTAGGTTACTTGTACAACCCTGATTTGTCACATCTAATATATCCACTACAATACAAGCATTAAATATAGGATCACTGACTATTTTTCCATATGGATTTATATATTTCACTTGGTTGACATGATAGTTCAAGGATAAATCATAGCTGTATAATGGAAGACTGTGGTTTGTAGGATATTTCTAAGATACCTTTCCCATTTACTGAAGATGCTGAGAAATGTGCAAACATTGCAGGAGTCAGCCAGTAAAAAGTAGCCTCGTATTGTTAAAGCAGCTGAACATTTCATTGAAGAACTGTATATTATCCCTGCACCTTCTACTGCACCATCCACTGCGATGCTGGTCAGATTGCTTAAGCCAAACTTTCTCCTTGTGATCATGAATTGTGATCTTAGTTTCACTGAGGTCTCACTGAAGATTGTTTGAAATCTGATCTGCAGAACTGCCAAACTCTTTTAAGACCCCAAACAAAGCATTATGGCAAAACTcataagaaaaaagcaattataTATTCAGAACAGTACTCGAACAATGTGCACTAAATAATACAAGGACATAATTAAGGGAGgggaaacaaaacattaaatcaCTGCTAAATAGAGAGCAACAATCCTCTGCACTGAATGAGATGGATGTCCATGGATAAAGTGACACATGACAATGAACTAAGATGGTATAAAGCAACCTTATTTCAACATTTCCTAGCTTTACAATGTTCTTTTTCACAGTATTGTTTAAGGTTACCCAATTCATAGGAAAAcaggctggagagaaaaaaaaaatcccatgacAGCTGTCACTCTCATGATTCATCAATATAGAGAAAACCTTCTAACTCTACAGCAGAACCAAGTAGGTTTTAGCAACAAACCTTGTCACAGATATTTCTGCCAAAGAAGGCAACAGCCATGTCCAGAATTCAGAGGTTCAGTTTCAGGGTTTATACGAGAACAAGCCGAGGCAGCCAATAGATGCTTCCAGTTATAAAAGCTTAATACATTTTTGTGCTTTCCTCATGGTGTTTCTTTCCAACACACTTCCTCACCACTACACTAGTCTTCTTCAAAGTTCATAGCCAACCTAATGTTAGAGCTCAAGCCCAGCATGCAGCACAAAATGATCCTATTTTgatacagaacagacaccaacTATATATTAATTCCCCCAAACTACGCTGCCTTGACTGTCTCAGGTACTTCAGTTGACTCCCGTACATAACTCACCAGCTACAGGGCTAGTGTGCATCTTCCTGCTATCAGACGAAtcgagaaaagaaaaaaaaaaatctagctactgaagtaattttttagAATCATTTTCATGGTGACATTTCTTAAAACATTAGTCAAAATCTGTTACTGGTGACATCCCTGAAAGAATTCCAATTGTTTCATTGGCAGCAATTCAACCTTCACGTTCACCTTACAGAAACAGAGAACTACCACTGGGCTTGCATCCAATCTAAACCCTCAGAGATTTAAATGCCCCAGTCCTCTCCAAGTCCAGTATTCAATTTTGACAGTTCTTCCATCAATACTTTGGGAAGCTGACTTACACACCTAGGATGCAGACTTCCTTGGACTTGGATAAAATGCCATATGTAAGGGCACTCCCACTGAAGACTGGATCCAGCCTCCAGGTTCATTAAGAACACTGAGGACAAAGCCGCTAAACGTAATAATTACTGGGGATAATAAGGACCTCCATTTGTATACTCTCAGTCACTATGGATAAGATAATGTCTCTTGTTTATATGCCCTTACATAAAGATATGTGAAGGATATTCTTCTTTCATTGTTATCACTAAAACTGTAAGTTTTTGTGTAAGCAGCCTCCTAGCAATATTACTCTACTGGCCAGTAAAATGAGGAAGGGGTAACTCAAGCTTTGGTTTTGACAAACCCCTGGTGCCCTAAAAGGCAGTTCATCTGAATAAGTAATAGTAGAAAATACTATTTAGTCATTACGGGGACAAATTACATCCACCTGGAATAAAACTATAACGCAGTTACAGGCCTGAAATGGTGCTTTGCACTTCACCATATCCTGGCCTTTCTATATGGTTTGTGGCCTACATagtataaaacagaaatattttctataaatgCTCACAGTCATATTCTGTAAACACAAATTATAACAAATTTAATAGTGACAGAGCCAACACAGATTAGGAATGTTCACCATTCTTAAACACCATATACATTATGAATATATATACTGTATATTTTCAACTGATTCCATTCTTAGGCTCACCGTATTAACACAATCGtaacatattttattaatttatatgaaaaatacttcaCTAAGAAAGTAGACAAACTGCACAGAAATAGTACAAGTGTCATGTGCATAGCAATATAGCTTAAAGCATTCACATATGGCTTTAAATGAAACCATTGGGGAAATGGCCCTATACGGACCTATGGTTACACAGTTGACATAATGTAAACTGCTTCACATATTTTAGGCACTTGCTAACAATAGTGTTCAATCCCTGAAAAACTAAATCAAGAGCTAacaagtgggggaaaaaaaaaaaggataacaCCTGTGTGTAGTcagaaagtttttaaaattgatttttagtAGTGCATgcacagaactgaaaaatggggggggggtAAATTTCTGTGCAAGAATCATACCAAATAActgaaaagtataaaaatatttacatgtttaggttttttaaatatgtacaGAACAAAAGCCCTGAAGACTCATTctatagaataaaaatataggACATGATAGtagtaacaaaaaataatatatatttttctggaatTGTATTTGCAGTTAGTTACAAGTTATCTAAACCACGAAGCTCCTTGATCTATCTCAAAGCTTGATGGCAATAGAGAATCTGCCCttccttttaaaacacaagcattttgtatcatttttaaacttcagttacaatactgaaatacaaaagaaaataatcacttgTGTCCAAATTCAACtgattctctttttaaaaaactgtaatgcatgatatttattttcttcactggtCATCATTACATTAATGAATTCCAATCTCGAGTAGCCTCCATCAGATGCCTCTGTCCATGTCCTACCCAATTATCCTGATTGTCAAATATTCTACCGCAAAACCAGCAGCTAAACTTAGCTTTCAAGGTATTCTCAGAGGTAGTTTTCACAATCTGATAATTGTTTTTGCTAGTCTTTTTCAGTGTCAATTTTAAGACAAATCTTTCTTTTACAGGACTAATAGGTTTTATTGTCCTGTGCCTCTTCCGAGAAAGATCAACAGTAGTTATGTCCAAAGGATTGCAGAAAGCTGGCTGCAGAAGTGCTTCAATAGTTCTTTTTGACAGTGAAACCTTAAGAACATGTCCCTTAAATTTAGCAATGGTTTTCATTACATTTACAACTTCTGGAACATCTGCATCAGGATGGTTAAGCACAACAACTGGTTGATTTCTCCGAGGGCATTTTACAAGCTGTTTAGAATTAAATGGAAGTAATTTCAAAGTCCTCACAGTTTCTTTTGATGCCCTTGGTTTGTAAGGGCCACCTGATTCACTAACAACTTCAGCTAGATTCTTTTCTTTACACTTTCTGTGCAACATCACTTTCTTTCTTGGAGGTTCTGGGCAATTATCCTTACTTTTCCGTTTGAAGTTCCTGTTTCTTTGCACACCCACAGTTTCTGAGCTTTTAGACCTAGTTTGTTTTAAACGAGTTTTTTCTTTCGCAGTTCTGTTTCGGGTGCCCCATGTGGGTTTCTGACTACCAAAGTTATTCCTGTTGTTAGCAGTTATAACTTGCGCACTCTCAATAGAACCTTTTTGCAACCGTGTCCCTGCAGACCTGGTAGAATAAATGGGCTCTACAGGAGGAACACAACATGCTGGATCAGAGCTTGCCAAAGAGGCATTTGCTGGCATTAACCTACCTGGTAAGATTAAGGCATCATTAGAAGTAAGATTAGTTTGTTTCTGTGCTAGTGCAGGAGTACGGGACTGCAAGTTATCCAACTGTAGTGAGGGCACTGAGTTACTCACTGACTGAGTGGTATCAGCCAGCGTATCTGAAGTAGAAGTCTTAATTTTCAGCAAAAGCTTTTGTTGCATGGCTCCAGTTTTCTTTGGTTGACAATTTTGATAACGAGTATAATCCTGAAAAACACTATGTTTATGAACTACAGGCTTGTTTGGTGTcatacatttcagaaaaactgcCTGCTGTCCATCAGGCAAAAGTGCATAAACatgttgtttctgtttaatttcctcTTGGTTTACTGACTCCAAGGAACCAAAAACTGCATCCTGATGCTCTGCTAATACCTTCACAGAAGAAATTCCTTTCACAGGTGACTCCGATGAGTTTCCAATTACATGAGGTCCTCTGAACAGCATGTTATTCAATGAGTCATTTGCTGTACTACATGATCTCCTACTACAGGAACTTCTTAGACTTCTGAAACCGtcatttttcccctccactTTTGAAGTTGGGATGGTTATTTTACCATATTCTCTGGATGCAACTCTCCCTAAAACCTGAGAACTATCACTAGGGACATTGGCAGCTGTTCCAATTGACCCGTTAAATGTCAAAATCATTCCAGGtcctttatttaaaacaaaagatgcAGGTACACCTTTAGTCACATGCCCATCTGATGAACTGGTTGACGGAAGAGATTTTCCTGCAACAACCCGTAGTCCAGGCCGGTTAGCAAGGTGCAAAGGAATAAATAATCCTGTTGAAGGGGACTGAACTAAAAGGGGCTTCTGTTCCTGAATAATAGGTGAAAAGCTGCTAGGATTTTGGGCTGTAGACAGCACTTTATCTTTTACTATCTGCTGTGTAACGATTGCATCTGTAGGAGTTTTTAGCAACGTAGCAGCACCTGGAGTTCTGGATAATTTATCCATTCCCTGTGAATCAAATGATGTTCTGGGCATCTGTCGTTCTCTCCCACAGTATGTACCTTTATTTGTGCTACATCTTGTGTTCAACTCTCTCTTATATAAATGAAAGCTTGCATTAGAAGGAGGCCTCTGAAAACCACATGCAGTCGTCGAGCTTTTTAAATGTGTAAAGGCTTTATTCCCTGTCTCATGGCCGGAAAGCAGCTTGTCAGAATGAAGTTTTACGCAGTTATTTGACTTGCTGTGAGATTCTTGCAGAGTAGTTGCTTTCACTTTCAACATATCTTGCTGTAACTGGTTTatttcaggcaaaaaaaaattagctgcCTGTACATTCTGCAATGAGAAAACAGATGTGATTTTAGGCATTAAGACCGAGTTAACACAATCAGAGGCATTTTCTTGGAATTTCTCAGCTACGTTCTCAAAGCCATGATGTATGTTAGCATCCAAATACTGCTGGCCATTATGCTGGTCCTCCATAAAACACTCACTGTCAACAACACATTTAGATTGGCTTTTAGAAGACACAGAATTATTCTTAGTGTTTATGTGTCCATAAGCTCTAGTAATATTCGATTGAGCTGATAGAACTTTCTCTGGTTTTAAGCCTTTCATTGACTCTGAATATGCAGATGCAGATTCACGTCTCctactgttttgaaaagaaactgttTTGCTAGACATAAATTCTTTGTAACTGTCATCTGCTGACATCCAAATGCTACATGGATTATCCGAAGTGTCCATTTTGGAATAGTTGTGAAAAGACAGCAACCCTTCATTAGAATCCACTGACGTTGAATAACAGAGATTATTCGTTGCATTACTATTATTTAGGCCaccattttgtattttcagttcagGAAAGAAAGGCGTTTTCATAGGGTCATAATGAAGTGAACTTGTAATAGTGGGTAGTAATACCTGAGGATGACTTGGAGGACTATAGCTTCCCCACGAGACATTACTTCGAGTTCCAACTTTTGTCACCTCATCACACGGAGGTACAGTTGAACCAAACttcactggaaaataatttgaattttttcctaCAGCTACATTAGAACGTGCTACAGTTTGAAAAACACTCTTACTGTACAATAAggagttattttgtttttccacttttgtttttcctgaatgaggagcagaacaagaaaagggaggggaggtTAATGGGTGAACAGAACTGAAGGTTGACTGATCAGTTACATGTGGTCTGGCACCTGAAGACAAGCCGCAGGGATCAGCAGTCTGTAGCAACGGAGCTGTAGAGCCATCCTTAATAGGATCAGCTTTCTGACCCAACAAATGTGCGTTTTGCTTATTTGTAGGTAATAATTTTATAACAATATGTTGTTTTCCATCTACCATTTTAAATCCCATAAATTTAGCACTGTAATTTGCTGGAACagatattttattgtttttgacCATCAATACTGTTGGCCCATGAACAGCATTTTTCAATAATCCCAGACCATAACTTGTTCCATCATCTGCTTTATCATATTGTGCCGTAGTAGCAGAGAGCATTCCACCCACGAAATTATGCTTTTCTGTATACAGAACTTGATCTTCATTTGCTTCCACATCTCTCATACACTGGTTCAGCTCCTCagcttttgtttgaattttattCACACTTCTTAGCacttgtgcatttttttctccagttttgtCACTTccactgcttatttttttccgTCTCCAGAGTGCTTTTTTCGATGCTCCCATTTTATACCTTCTCAACACAAGCTTCAGTCCTGCTGGAGTCTTCACTAttcttttttcacatttatcCTTTTCCAGTTCTTCTTTTGCATACAAGTGATCACTATGTAAAGCTATGATGTGCTTTAAAAGATAATCTTTCCGTGGCGTGCTGTAACTACAATATTGACAACCAAAAGGAAACATACTGGTATGAACAAGATGATGTTTCTGGAACTCCTCTTTTGTAAAGCTTATGTGATGGCATTTTCCACATTTAAATGGAATCTCATTATGTCTGTGAATGTGCTGAACAAATGTGCCCACATCCTGGGTAGAAAACCCACATTTTTCACACTGAAAGTGACCATTTACACAATGCTTTGATGTGAAGTGTTTTGTCAAATCCAACAAAGTGTACATATGCTCATCATTACAGAGCTCACATTTTACTAAAGTGCTACGATGGGTGCGTCTGTGCTGTTTAAATGACTGAAAGTCATTAGCCGAGAAGTTACACATCTCACAAGGATACAAAGGCAACTCACCATAGTGTAACAgctgaaaatgtttcagtaGATCATTTGGGCTGTATCTAATGTTATCCTTGCACTTTGTACAAGTGAAATTTAGTATCTTTGCTGTAGTTTTCAACCCTTCTTCAAATTGCACTTCTGGTTTATTTTGCAAGTGGCTTCCCTCTGAACAATTGGGATTGCTTTCGTTTATTTTCTGTAGACTTAAGGACTTCCTGGCAGTTTGCTGTTTACACTGAAAGAGTTTTCTAAATCTATCAACTTCATGTTTCATTAATACTTCATTTGGAATGCTCACCCTGGGTAAATCAATTTTCACACTTTTCAGTTTGCAAGGGAGATTGATATTGAAAATTGCTGGTTGAGTCATCATACTTAAAGGATCATTCACCAGTGCTTTTTCCAAAGTAGTATCTGCAGAAAAATTCTTCGCAGCATTATGTTTTaacaaattaatttgctttttatcaGGAAAAAACTGTTCCTTTTCAGATTGCATgattttaggttttctttttctttaagtgaaTTCTTGAGACTAGTCTTAGTTCCTGCAGCAAGCAAGACTGCTGCCCCGAGTTATTTTCAAGGTTCTAGAACTTCTGCATTTTATTCTCctgaaatcagaaaacaaagaaaacattataTTTAAAACTAATGCAACTAGAATATTCATTACAATTCATTAATATATacttcttgttgttgttgttgatttttataatagcatttgaaagaaaaaagcatgagGCAAAAAAATGAGACACTACACTGTAACCTTTTATTGTTTGTGTTTGGGGGAgggttgtttgcttgtttgttggtTTGATGTTTGgggttaggtttttttccccacaaaataTACATAAGTCTTGAAAAACAAGCTTTAAAGGATAACATCTACTGAAAGATGAAAACATTGAAATTCCATGCCATTGAATTTTGGGTTTCTCCCATGAGGACAACCTATTAGCATGAGAAATCCCAAAAGCTGCTTTCTTAAATGCAGCTAGCATTTATTACTTATTCATGATTTCAAGCAAATATAAGCACGATGCCTCATTTGTGACACAGATCACTAACTGAACCTGGCTGAAAACCTAAAAACAAGTCAAATTCAGCAGGAGTTGATACTTTTGTTTCTCAAGTCTGTTTCTCTACTAGTAGCTAATTATTGtgcttagaaagaaaataaaatttttaaaaaacccaccaaagcaaaaacaaactgACAAGATATCTACTTCACTAATGGAGATGTTATCTTTATCAacaggaaagggggaaaaaaaaaaaaaaaaagacactcaACTACAATTAATTTTTTGCATGCCTTCCTTTAGTATCACGCAAGCCTGAAGTCATCAACAGATAAAAGTTAACTTTGGTTTCTCACCATATGTTCCCAGGTATAGGTTAATCTTTTCAGAGCAAGAGCATGACTGACAACAGCACTCCTCTATGCATGAAGAGGCTCACACAGGTATGGTCAGCATCGTCTCGCTACAGAGCTCATGTCAGTGTTTCCATAGCAGGCTGCACTGACAATTTATGCCTGCTCAAGTCTATGCTTGAACAACATTCCCACATGTCAACATAAAATCAGCAGAAATGGAAtagcaatgaaaataatttggattttgAAAGGTGAAACTTAAAACGAACAAGAAGCCTTTCTTCACTAGTATATAATACTTTTTTCTAGAAAACTTTTCGGTAACAGAAGTCATAGCATCACTTTATTCTTCACTAGCAAAAGTAAAGCATTGGCTGAAATCTGACCAGCAGCTCTCCCTCCACTattcccctgcccaccctgaaGCAGCACAGACTTGAAACTCATTAGATCATCCTACTTATTCACATTCAAACTGAATGATCACATCCTCTCTCTCACTATGATGAAGTGGCCACCACTAAAGTCTTCCCAATATTTTCCCATAGTCCTGTGAAAAGGAAGTATCTGGCATTAAACATGTAAATAcctcacaaagaaaacagagactgAATAATTTTCAGGGCCATATTGACATATCACGTagcaagaaaacactttttttttttaaagcatatgcTTTATTGCATTCTTTTGGAAAGATATTAGCATTTCTGCACAACTCTTGAAAATAATAAGCAAAACAGATTTGGACATTTTAGACAGACTCCAACATCAAACAAATTCAATtaattgttttcttcagctatgACACCTGCAAGATTTCAACTACACAcgtgatattaaaaaaaaaaaaaagagaccaccACACATgccaccaaaaaacacacacaccacaccaaaccaacaccaaaacacagacacacacacactccctcCTTGGGAGCCCTTCTGAACCAAAACACCTTAGGTAcaggtttgtgggtttgtttttaaactccATGATACATTTCCCATGTTCCACACAGGAGATGAATACCTGGCATATTACTGTACTTTGAGCCTTCAGAAGAGCTCATCTACATTAAGACTccattttcacaaaaaaaaaaaaaaaaagaatactgtATTATAATGCTTTCTCTTGTCAATGGTAAATCCCTTATTTGAACAAGTTGAACTCTCACGTAAGGAATAAGTAACTAAAAATGACATGGACTTGCTTGCTGAAGAACTTTTTTAATACACAGCCGCAACACATGAAGATTACAGGTTGCATGATGCAATACATCATCCTGATGGTAGCTGCCTGTCATTCAGATTAAAATGTTATACTGTCAAATACTGAAACCTGAAATCTGTATGCAACTAACACTATAAAAATCAGAAGTGGATGCAGTATGCTGCAGAGAACAAACCTCAGGCTTTTAAGATGAGGCAAATGTGGTCGTCAATTGGGCAGCATTTGACTAACTTACTGGATAAAGCATATATGTTTGGCAAAGAGTCTCAGGTGGGTATATTCAAACCTGATTCAAGATCTCCTTTAACTAATTAACCGCACAAATTACAATTTAACTTTGTTATTATTGGGTAGCATACAACTATCAACAAGCACCTGCagcacaataaataaaaatatttactagaAACAACCAAcgagtaaagaaaaaaatcccagggaTCTTTAAACATGCATTATCAAATAAGAAGACAAACTTACACATTAAGAAAAGACTTTACTTCAATTCTTCAACAgccttttaaacatttttccacACACATAGAAGAGGTAAATATGTAAAACTCAGAAAAGGCCACAGTCAGGAAGAATACTGAGAAactgtctgaaaacaaaaggaaagatattttaaaaggtgtaATTACAAAcataactgaaagaaaaagccaaaaagcagaaatccttCACAATTTTACattatctgcatttttaatacattgaagacagaaaaactgcAACACATACTATGTTCTCCCCCAAAGAACACCATCAAACACAAGACAAATTCTAAATTAATGAGTGGAATTAAAAATCACTAGCAAACTCCTCCTAACAAGGCTTATTATAACCTTAGCTTTGTCACTACTTCTCAGGCACTCGTAAGTGGTAAGCACAAGCATATGGTAActtaaaaacaagacagaaagcAGTTACTAGTACCAGAGTCCATCAAAATTTAAACTGAACtcaaaagaaacttttttttaaaaataaaaactgtaataAATTCTATAGCAAAGACCAAATTATAGTTTTCTAGAAAGTTTTGCGAAAACCCCGGAGGAATGTGGATGACATATTACATTCACAATATTCGAAACAAGTAGATATGATGAATACAAACCCTGAAAATACATAAGCATGTGTCAAAGTTAAgtctcatttaaaaagaaaaaaaaaagaaaaagaaaaaagccactaAGCACAAGCATAAGTAACCACTTGAAGCTCTAAGTCTCAATTTTCTTCCCACAAAAATGCTCCAATATGtctgcattttgtttaaaaaaagtactcacgaagaaaaaaaaagctcttagTTGTACACTTTCATCTAGTAGGAAACGACAGATAGGAGCAGGACACAACTAAGTTAGCTACATTTTACAGTTCTTCCATTTAGAACAAATAACAGAAATTCGAAATATATTTCCAAACAGGTAGTAGTTTCACAACTTCTGTAAAATTTTTTACGCTCATTTAAattttaccaaaagaaaaaaacccactatgCTAAAGTATTTTCGATGCTTGGTCCCATCCTACTTGTGTCGGTAATTCACAGTAGTGCCCTCATCTCTGCAGAGATCTGGACACACGAAGGAACTTATCAAACTACATTTTCGGGAACTCACAGAGCTACAGCTTCTGACGGTCAGACACACT
The genomic region above belongs to Caloenas nicobarica isolate bCalNic1 chromosome 7, bCalNic1.hap1, whole genome shotgun sequence and contains:
- the ZNF518A gene encoding zinc finger protein 518A, coding for MQSEKEQFFPDKKQINLLKHNAAKNFSADTTLEKALVNDPLSMMTQPAIFNINLPCKLKSVKIDLPRVSIPNEVLMKHEVDRFRKLFQCKQQTARKSLSLQKINESNPNCSEGSHLQNKPEVQFEEGLKTTAKILNFTCTKCKDNIRYSPNDLLKHFQLLHYGELPLYPCEMCNFSANDFQSFKQHRRTHRSTLVKCELCNDEHMYTLLDLTKHFTSKHCVNGHFQCEKCGFSTQDVGTFVQHIHRHNEIPFKCGKCHHISFTKEEFQKHHLVHTSMFPFGCQYCSYSTPRKDYLLKHIIALHSDHLYAKEELEKDKCEKRIVKTPAGLKLVLRRYKMGASKKALWRRKKISSGSDKTGEKNAQVLRSVNKIQTKAEELNQCMRDVEANEDQVLYTEKHNFVGGMLSATTAQYDKADDGTSYGLGLLKNAVHGPTVLMVKNNKISVPANYSAKFMGFKMVDGKQHIVIKLLPTNKQNAHLLGQKADPIKDGSTAPLLQTADPCGLSSGARPHVTDQSTFSSVHPLTSPPFSCSAPHSGKTKVEKQNNSLLYSKSVFQTVARSNVAVGKNSNYFPVKFGSTVPPCDEVTKVGTRSNVSWGSYSPPSHPQVLLPTITSSLHYDPMKTPFFPELKIQNGGLNNSNATNNLCYSTSVDSNEGLLSFHNYSKMDTSDNPCSIWMSADDSYKEFMSSKTVSFQNSRRRESASAYSESMKGLKPEKVLSAQSNITRAYGHINTKNNSVSSKSQSKCVVDSECFMEDQHNGQQYLDANIHHGFENVAEKFQENASDCVNSVLMPKITSVFSLQNVQAANFFLPEINQLQQDMLKVKATTLQESHSKSNNCVKLHSDKLLSGHETGNKAFTHLKSSTTACGFQRPPSNASFHLYKRELNTRCSTNKGTYCGRERQMPRTSFDSQGMDKLSRTPGAATLLKTPTDAIVTQQIVKDKVLSTAQNPSSFSPIIQEQKPLLVQSPSTGLFIPLHLANRPGLRVVAGKSLPSTSSSDGHVTKGVPASFVLNKGPGMILTFNGSIGTAANVPSDSSQVLGRVASREYGKITIPTSKVEGKNDGFRSLRSSCSRRSCSTANDSLNNMLFRGPHVIGNSSESPVKGISSVKVLAEHQDAVFGSLESVNQEEIKQKQHVYALLPDGQQAVFLKCMTPNKPVVHKHSVFQDYTRYQNCQPKKTGAMQQKLLLKIKTSTSDTLADTTQSVSNSVPSLQLDNLQSRTPALAQKQTNLTSNDALILPGRLMPANASLASSDPACCVPPVEPIYSTRSAGTRLQKGSIESAQVITANNRNNFGSQKPTWGTRNRTAKEKTRLKQTRSKSSETVGVQRNRNFKRKSKDNCPEPPRKKVMLHRKCKEKNLAEVVSESGGPYKPRASKETVRTLKLLPFNSKQLVKCPRRNQPVVVLNHPDADVPEVVNVMKTIAKFKGHVLKVSLSKRTIEALLQPAFCNPLDITTVDLSRKRHRTIKPISPVKERFVLKLTLKKTSKNNYQIVKTTSENTLKAKFSCWFCGRIFDNQDNWVGHGQRHLMEATRDWNSLM